In Marivirga salinae, a single window of DNA contains:
- a CDS encoding 3'(2'),5'-bisphosphate nucleotidase CysQ family protein, whose product MLTDKDLYSLCKIAESAAIAAGEHIQSQFNQHYKKEQKAGGHSLASKVVTEVDYKAQEIILQHLNNSIEQYDLGLLTEEAADDSSRLEKDHFWCIDPMDGTLAFTEGRTGYAVSIALVSKSGDPLIGVVYLPDLEDVYTSVKGKGLRLNHEVFNREALKTEVIQLYMDRSLQSEPYFDLLKNDFQNWSDEKEKKLEFHLGYGAVRNAIGVLHSASACYFKFPKKQFGGGSIWDYAATRLFFEELGLIVTDIFGKPLHLNDPESTFMNKAGVLYATGGALFDFILRLAYQLDEF is encoded by the coding sequence ATGCTTACAGATAAAGATCTATATTCACTTTGTAAGATTGCAGAAAGCGCAGCAATAGCTGCTGGAGAACATATTCAATCACAATTTAATCAACATTATAAAAAGGAACAGAAAGCAGGAGGTCATTCACTAGCTTCAAAAGTTGTAACGGAGGTGGATTACAAGGCTCAGGAAATCATTCTTCAACATTTGAATAACAGTATTGAACAATATGATTTGGGCCTATTGACTGAAGAGGCCGCAGATGATTCCTCTCGACTGGAGAAAGACCATTTTTGGTGTATTGATCCAATGGATGGGACTTTAGCTTTTACAGAAGGAAGGACGGGCTATGCCGTATCTATTGCTTTGGTTTCAAAATCCGGAGACCCTCTTATTGGGGTGGTATATTTACCCGATTTGGAGGATGTTTATACTTCCGTGAAAGGAAAAGGATTACGATTAAACCATGAGGTATTCAATCGAGAAGCCTTGAAAACTGAAGTTATACAGCTTTATATGGATCGCAGTCTACAGTCAGAGCCCTATTTCGACTTACTAAAGAATGATTTTCAAAACTGGTCAGATGAAAAAGAAAAAAAGCTTGAGTTTCATCTAGGTTATGGAGCTGTACGGAATGCCATAGGCGTATTGCACTCAGCTTCTGCATGCTATTTCAAATTTCCTAAAAAGCAATTTGGAGGGGGCAGCATTTGGGATTATGCAGCCACTCGTTTATTCTTTGAAGAACTAGGCCTTATTGTAACCGATATTTTCGGCAAGCCACTTCATCTTAATGATCCTGAATCCACCTTTATGAATAAAGCAGGTGTACTCTATGCTACCGGTGGTGCTTTATTTGATTTTATCCTCAGGCTAGCTTATCAACTAGATGAGTTTTAA
- a CDS encoding curli production assembly/transport component CsgF, with translation MKKQVLSTLIVLFGIVSIGFSQDFVYQPVNPAFGGDPFNYQWMLSSASEQNDHKEESTFSSYEQDPLSDFENSLNRQILSQLSRKLVDNIFGEGDLQDGTFEIGGFQIDIASGSDGVTVKIFDAVDGGETVIVIPYY, from the coding sequence ATGAAAAAGCAAGTATTATCAACATTAATCGTACTGTTTGGGATAGTCAGTATTGGATTTTCTCAAGACTTTGTTTACCAGCCGGTCAACCCGGCATTTGGAGGTGATCCTTTCAATTACCAGTGGATGCTTAGTTCAGCATCGGAACAAAATGACCATAAAGAAGAATCTACTTTCTCTTCTTATGAACAAGATCCTTTATCTGATTTTGAAAATAGTTTAAACCGTCAAATTCTTTCTCAATTATCCAGGAAATTGGTAGATAATATTTTTGGAGAGGGAGATTTGCAAGATGGAACTTTCGAAATTGGTGGATTTCAAATCGACATCGCTTCAGGTTCTGATGGCGTAACTGTTAAGATTTTTGATGCCGTTGACGGTGGTGAAACTGTTATTGTGATTCCTTACTACTAA
- a CDS encoding CsgG/HfaB family protein, which translates to MKNIPYKYFALIISLVILSSCSNYFYQPMRTKNARLGAETQYYKQLTSLPEPKDKIVAAVYKFRDQTGQYKESETGASWSTAVTQGATSILLRAMEESGWFIPIEREGLSNLLNERKIIRSSRANYTDVKDQLLPPLVFAGIIIEGGIVSFDSNIKTGGAGLRYFGSGSSGQYREDRVTIYLRAVSTSNGRILKTIYTSKTILSQQVDVGVFRFVSLRRLLEAEMGFTYNEPSEMAVKEAIEKAVIGLVIEGIDDQLWQVMDTVDLQGDVINQYKTEQINNNYIDAFGLEVRERRDNWGIGINGSAIKCEGDYVNGETLGAAEIAMEYSPKSAFSVMTNLGVGKISASGGFNSILSYADLGVKYKFLHLNTMTPYIYIGGGTVKELMNDRDSKIEYYQDFYPLGTVEFGFEHLLKNNFGIHGAVNYRHVLSDNLDGLEFGEYDDFFWGVSIGVTKYFSFKKKNKKGGIKKEGLKRKKDVKI; encoded by the coding sequence ATGAAAAACATACCATACAAATATTTTGCCTTAATAATTTCGCTGGTAATCCTATCTAGTTGTTCAAATTATTTCTATCAACCCATGCGCACTAAAAATGCACGATTAGGAGCTGAAACCCAATATTACAAACAACTCACCTCTTTACCGGAGCCTAAAGATAAGATTGTAGCGGCAGTCTATAAATTCAGGGATCAAACAGGTCAATACAAAGAATCAGAGACAGGTGCTAGTTGGTCAACTGCTGTAACGCAAGGTGCTACATCCATTTTGCTAAGAGCTATGGAAGAGTCCGGCTGGTTTATTCCTATTGAAAGAGAAGGACTTTCTAACCTACTGAATGAAAGAAAGATTATCCGGTCTAGCCGGGCCAATTATACGGATGTTAAAGACCAATTATTGCCCCCATTAGTATTTGCAGGAATTATCATTGAAGGCGGTATTGTATCATTTGACAGTAATATTAAAACTGGAGGCGCAGGTCTACGCTATTTTGGATCTGGATCCTCCGGTCAATATAGAGAAGACCGTGTTACGATATACCTTAGAGCTGTATCTACGAGTAATGGCAGAATTTTAAAAACCATTTACACTTCAAAAACAATTCTTTCTCAGCAAGTGGACGTGGGAGTATTTAGGTTTGTCAGCTTACGTAGATTGCTTGAAGCTGAAATGGGATTCACCTATAATGAACCAAGCGAAATGGCTGTGAAAGAGGCAATTGAGAAAGCTGTTATTGGACTAGTAATTGAGGGTATTGATGATCAATTATGGCAAGTGATGGATACTGTCGACCTACAAGGAGATGTCATAAATCAATACAAAACTGAACAAATTAATAATAATTACATAGATGCCTTTGGTCTTGAAGTAAGAGAAAGACGAGATAATTGGGGAATAGGAATTAATGGATCGGCCATAAAATGTGAAGGTGATTATGTTAACGGAGAAACTCTTGGGGCTGCAGAAATAGCAATGGAATACTCGCCTAAGTCGGCCTTTTCAGTCATGACTAATCTTGGAGTAGGAAAAATAAGTGCTTCCGGAGGATTCAATAGCATACTGAGTTATGCAGACCTCGGTGTGAAGTACAAATTCCTGCATCTTAATACCATGACCCCATACATTTATATTGGCGGAGGAACGGTAAAAGAATTGATGAATGATCGCGACTCTAAGATAGAGTATTATCAGGACTTCTATCCTCTTGGAACGGTTGAATTTGGATTTGAGCATTTGCTTAAAAACAATTTTGGAATTCATGGAGCAGTAAACTACAGGCATGTCCTTAGTGACAATCTGGATGGGCTCGAATTTGGAGAGTATGATGACTTCTTTTGGGGGGTAAGTATTGGTGTGACCAAGTACTTCTCATTCAAAAAGAAGAATAAAAAAGGAGGAATAAAAAAAGAAGGTTTAAAGAGAAAAAAAGACGTTAAGATTTAA
- a CDS encoding carboxypeptidase-like regulatory domain-containing protein produces MQRNSINRNLLFFFLLFIGSSCIEDTIAPTLVGSLDGVLVDKLTNTPIEAVEISTVPVTSEAYTDSAGIFQIENMPIGEYTLVAKATGYANENVKITITNNNETTVTVKLTAANRIAPPPINPFPDNSADNQPLSISLQWQAVDLTYDDLLAYNIIVYEDDDNEAFIEIIDHQDTSLVIDGLKYNSNYFWQVNVTSSTGNVTKGDIWSFKTIAFPDNRYLFSSLHEGNYEIFSSDNTGETLTRITNTSNMELKPLYSKTRDLIAYSSNRQVDFHIYTMAKDGSGSKKVTTLPIAGFHNQGTGYCWSPDNGKFLYSHYDMLYQINKDGTTLRKVAIAPINRNFRTCDWTDVNNKIVVETIGSTIYSSEIYLMNSDGTDTMRLVDDLPGIMENPSFSVDGNNVIFTRDQSGYESATGRQLDARIFNINIETLEITDLSDGKTDGTNDLQPRFSPDGAKIIFVNVANDGSGFKSVWIMDTDGKNREKLFENAEMPNWE; encoded by the coding sequence ATGCAACGAAATTCAATAAATCGAAATCTCCTATTTTTCTTTCTATTATTTATTGGCAGCTCTTGTATTGAAGATACCATCGCCCCTACTTTGGTAGGTTCTTTAGATGGTGTATTGGTAGATAAACTAACTAATACACCTATAGAGGCGGTAGAAATCAGTACAGTACCCGTAACCAGTGAAGCATATACCGATAGTGCAGGTATATTTCAAATAGAAAATATGCCTATTGGCGAGTATACCTTAGTTGCTAAAGCTACTGGATATGCTAATGAAAATGTTAAAATTACAATAACTAATAATAACGAGACGACAGTAACTGTTAAACTCACTGCTGCAAACCGAATTGCACCTCCCCCAATAAATCCTTTTCCTGACAATAGTGCTGATAATCAACCCTTATCAATCAGTCTACAATGGCAAGCTGTTGATCTTACCTATGATGATCTTCTAGCTTATAATATTATTGTGTATGAAGATGATGACAATGAAGCATTTATTGAGATAATCGATCATCAAGATACAAGTTTAGTAATTGATGGGTTGAAGTATAATTCCAATTACTTCTGGCAGGTGAATGTTACAAGTAGTACAGGTAATGTCACTAAGGGTGATATATGGTCATTCAAGACTATAGCCTTTCCAGATAATCGATATTTGTTCTCATCACTGCATGAAGGCAATTACGAAATATTTTCATCCGATAATACCGGAGAAACTCTCACAAGAATTACGAATACAAGTAACATGGAACTTAAGCCACTCTATTCAAAAACGAGAGACTTAATAGCGTATTCATCCAACAGGCAAGTTGACTTTCACATTTACACTATGGCGAAAGATGGATCTGGCTCGAAAAAGGTTACGACACTGCCAATTGCAGGATTTCATAATCAAGGAACGGGCTACTGCTGGTCTCCAGACAATGGAAAGTTCTTGTATAGTCACTACGATATGCTCTACCAAATAAACAAGGATGGTACTACCTTAAGAAAAGTGGCTATCGCTCCTATAAACAGAAATTTCCGTACCTGCGATTGGACTGATGTCAATAATAAAATTGTGGTAGAAACTATAGGTTCTACAATCTATTCTTCAGAGATATACTTGATGAACAGTGATGGAACAGATACAATGAGGCTTGTGGATGATTTACCTGGTATAATGGAAAACCCTTCATTCTCAGTAGATGGCAATAATGTAATATTCACTCGTGATCAATCTGGCTATGAATCAGCCACGGGAAGACAATTAGATGCCCGCATATTTAATATTAATATTGAAACCTTGGAGATTACTGATTTGTCAGATGGTAAAACTGATGGTACAAATGACCTTCAGCCAAGATTCTCCCCAGATGGTGCTAAAATTATTTTTGTAAACGTAGCAAATGATGGTTCTGGTTTTAAATCAGTATGGATAATGGATACAGATGGAAAAAATAGAGAAAAATTATTTGAAAATGCAGAGATGCCAAATTGGGAATAA
- a CDS encoding SDR family oxidoreductase produces MTENQEESKPTAFSEEQIDQCISILEALNLDTNQIFDIPKEKRTALLMAAGLFSRPSREEFRRRKKEARKSEKRQIKAKDKAARNGTGIRSAREALVFEAPKMISLTGEIPKSDVKLEKSRECYVCKDQYDTLHHFYDTMCPSCGDFNYAKRYQNADLTGQVALITGSRLKIGYHITLMMLRAGATVIATTRFPIDSALRFAKEEDYHKWSHRLKIHGLDLRHIPSVEIFCNFIEQQYDRLDVLINNAAQTVRRPAGFYQHLMPNEEKPISELPSSAQELLSDHLACVKELQELSEGIADGQKNLPVSWHGKRLGVGLSNSAKLSQIPYSIDNSLSAEEVFPEGKLDADLQQVDLRKTNSWRLKLGEINTIEMVEVQLVNAVAPFVLCNRLADLMKKDDTGKKHIINVSAMEGKFHRYHKEDRHPHTNMAKAALNMMTHTAASDFAKYGIYMNAVDTGWVTDEDPAELAKKKEKEHDFQPPLDIVDGAARVMDPLFDGINTGKHWCGKFLKDYRPIDW; encoded by the coding sequence ATGACAGAAAATCAGGAAGAAAGCAAGCCGACAGCTTTCAGTGAAGAACAAATTGACCAATGCATTTCTATTTTAGAGGCATTGAATTTAGATACCAACCAAATTTTTGATATCCCAAAAGAAAAAAGAACTGCTTTGCTGATGGCGGCAGGCTTATTTTCCAGACCGAGTAGAGAAGAATTTCGAAGGAGAAAGAAAGAAGCTAGAAAATCTGAAAAGAGACAAATCAAAGCAAAGGATAAAGCTGCAAGAAATGGAACCGGTATTAGAAGTGCCAGAGAAGCTTTAGTTTTTGAAGCACCCAAAATGATTTCTTTGACAGGCGAGATTCCTAAATCGGATGTTAAATTGGAGAAGTCGCGTGAGTGCTATGTTTGTAAGGATCAATATGATACGTTGCATCATTTCTATGATACGATGTGTCCAAGTTGCGGTGATTTCAATTATGCAAAGCGCTACCAAAACGCAGACTTAACCGGTCAAGTGGCATTAATCACTGGTTCTCGTTTGAAAATTGGCTATCATATTACGTTAATGATGCTAAGGGCAGGAGCTACTGTCATTGCCACTACTCGTTTTCCAATAGATTCAGCGCTCCGTTTTGCTAAAGAAGAGGATTACCACAAATGGAGTCATCGACTGAAAATTCACGGCCTGGACTTAAGACATATTCCTAGTGTAGAGATTTTCTGTAATTTTATAGAGCAGCAATACGACAGACTAGATGTATTAATTAATAATGCAGCACAAACGGTAAGACGACCGGCTGGTTTTTATCAACACTTGATGCCAAATGAAGAAAAGCCCATCTCTGAATTGCCTTCATCCGCACAGGAATTACTTTCAGATCACCTGGCTTGCGTAAAAGAACTGCAAGAATTAAGTGAGGGAATTGCAGATGGGCAAAAGAATCTACCCGTAAGTTGGCATGGAAAAAGACTAGGAGTGGGGCTCAGTAATTCAGCTAAGCTTTCACAAATCCCATACAGCATCGATAATTCATTAAGTGCGGAGGAAGTATTCCCGGAAGGAAAATTAGATGCTGATTTGCAGCAAGTAGATTTAAGAAAAACCAATAGCTGGAGATTAAAATTAGGCGAAATAAATACCATTGAAATGGTAGAAGTACAATTGGTAAATGCCGTTGCGCCATTTGTGCTATGCAATCGTTTAGCGGATCTGATGAAAAAGGATGATACGGGCAAGAAACATATCATTAATGTATCGGCTATGGAAGGAAAATTCCATCGCTATCATAAAGAAGATAGGCACCCGCATACGAATATGGCCAAAGCGGCTTTGAATATGATGACGCATACTGCAGCCTCTGATTTTGCTAAATATGGGATTTATATGAATGCGGTAGATACAGGATGGGTAACGGATGAAGATCCTGCTGAATTGGCGAAAAAGAAGGAAAAGGAACACGACTTCCAACCGCCTTTAGATATAGTGGATGGTGCTGCCCGTGTAATGGATCCTTTATTCGATGGCATTAATACTGGTAAGCATTGGTGTGGAAAGTTTTTAAAGGATTATAGGCCGATTGATTGGTAA
- a CDS encoding ribonuclease HI, giving the protein MKEKHLLFIDGSVNNQLKVGCGAALVIDETQLSEIELKERIKIKKFNNTSSTKLELQTLIWALNELDDRVRKVVVYTDSQNIVGLPARREALEKADYHSKKGKLLNHYELYSAFFKIMDDLECEFVKVEGHQASKNKDDYDKIFTLVDRAARKASRDLK; this is encoded by the coding sequence TTGAAAGAAAAACATTTACTTTTTATTGACGGAAGTGTAAATAATCAACTCAAAGTGGGCTGCGGTGCTGCTTTGGTGATTGATGAAACTCAACTATCTGAGATTGAGCTGAAGGAAAGAATTAAGATTAAAAAGTTCAATAATACCTCTTCCACTAAATTAGAGCTTCAGACCTTGATTTGGGCATTAAATGAGTTAGATGATCGCGTTCGGAAAGTAGTGGTTTATACAGATTCTCAAAACATTGTGGGTTTACCAGCTAGACGTGAAGCCTTGGAAAAAGCAGATTATCATTCTAAAAAAGGAAAGCTTTTAAATCACTATGAGTTATATAGCGCTTTTTTCAAAATTATGGATGATTTGGAATGCGAATTTGTTAAAGTTGAGGGGCATCAAGCAAGCAAAAACAAAGATGATTACGATAAAATCTTTACGCTTGTAGATCGTGCCGCTCGAAAAGCCTCAAGAGACCTAAAATAA
- a CDS encoding phosphotransferase: MDVNQEILAITKASSIIRTESVQTLWSGYGEIKRYVLMGGNYPSLIVKHIQLPDANQHPKGWNTDLSHQRKLNSYQVERQWYQEFAKKTDASCRVPQIYHAVEEGNELLLIMEDLDASGYPVRLHHNDVSLNHAKSCLSWLAHFHAKFMNSKVDGLWEVGTYWHLETRPDEWERMENIALKDAASAIDKKLQDAHYQTIVHGDAKLANFCFSEDGKLAAVDFQYVGKGSGVKDVAYFISSCFEAEDCEKYEEELLQHYFKQLKNSLDHAIDFQALKNEWSALYRYAWADLYRFLDGWSPDHWKMHEYSKKLTDEVLNELKIA, translated from the coding sequence ATGGATGTAAATCAGGAAATATTAGCTATCACAAAGGCTTCAAGCATTATCCGAACCGAATCTGTGCAAACGCTCTGGAGTGGTTATGGAGAAATAAAACGATATGTACTCATGGGAGGAAATTACCCTAGCCTAATCGTTAAGCATATTCAGTTACCGGATGCTAATCAACACCCCAAAGGCTGGAATACTGACTTATCACATCAGCGAAAACTTAACTCTTATCAGGTAGAGCGGCAGTGGTATCAGGAATTTGCAAAGAAAACAGATGCTAGTTGCAGAGTACCGCAAATCTATCATGCGGTGGAAGAGGGAAATGAACTACTATTAATCATGGAGGACTTGGATGCAAGTGGATATCCGGTTCGTTTACATCATAATGATGTTAGCCTAAATCATGCTAAAAGTTGCTTAAGTTGGTTGGCACATTTTCATGCCAAATTTATGAATAGTAAAGTAGACGGACTATGGGAAGTGGGTACTTATTGGCATTTGGAAACTCGGCCTGATGAATGGGAGCGAATGGAGAATATTGCATTAAAAGATGCGGCCTCTGCTATAGATAAAAAACTTCAAGATGCCCATTACCAAACGATAGTACATGGAGATGCAAAATTAGCCAATTTCTGCTTTAGTGAAGATGGAAAGCTTGCAGCAGTGGATTTTCAATATGTTGGAAAAGGGAGCGGTGTGAAAGATGTTGCTTATTTTATCAGCAGTTGTTTTGAGGCTGAAGATTGTGAAAAATATGAAGAGGAACTTCTTCAGCACTACTTTAAGCAACTTAAAAACTCATTAGATCATGCTATTGATTTTCAGGCCCTTAAAAATGAATGGAGTGCGCTTTACCGATATGCGTGGGCTGATTTATATCGGTTTTTGGATGGCTGGAGTCCAGATCATTGGAAAATGCACGAGTATAGTAAAAAATTAACTGATGAAGTGTTAAATGAACTAAAAATCGCATAA
- a CDS encoding helix-turn-helix domain-containing protein — protein sequence MALVFLQMPLLYFYVKRACFSDFKLKPKLIWHSAPFFIFLLIFSFFEINQRLEIYYVVILQLQYYLYIGAIFLVLRKYKRIHDKFHSLQSETYRWLMTASLLFLLGNSFVLFRGVFEVLNDFQRFPWLNMTTALFGLLVISWFVLKTMRNPELFNKVNEITSSSRKIAMADWEQLQNEQDQLHQYMTKHKPYLEEALSLQGLSQKTSIPMKRLSLLINQKIGMHFFDFVNAYRIEESKKLLKESDFTIQQIMYEVGFNSKSSFNTAFKKHSSLTPSAFRKQSV from the coding sequence ATGGCATTAGTTTTTCTTCAAATGCCACTATTATATTTCTATGTCAAAAGAGCTTGTTTCAGCGATTTTAAATTAAAGCCAAAGCTGATTTGGCATAGTGCTCCATTTTTCATTTTTCTATTGATATTTTCATTTTTTGAGATCAATCAAAGGCTGGAGATATACTATGTTGTTATTTTACAGCTACAGTATTATCTCTATATAGGAGCTATCTTTCTGGTGCTCCGAAAATATAAAAGGATACACGATAAATTCCATTCTCTTCAAAGTGAAACTTATCGATGGCTGATGACAGCTTCACTATTATTCCTCTTAGGTAATAGTTTCGTACTTTTTCGTGGGGTGTTTGAAGTCCTGAATGATTTTCAGCGCTTTCCATGGTTGAATATGACCACCGCCTTGTTTGGATTGTTGGTGATTTCCTGGTTTGTCTTAAAAACTATGCGTAATCCAGAACTATTCAACAAGGTGAATGAAATTACATCTTCTTCAAGAAAGATTGCTATGGCAGACTGGGAACAGCTCCAGAATGAACAGGATCAGTTACATCAATATATGACGAAACATAAACCCTATTTGGAGGAAGCTTTAAGTTTGCAAGGACTCTCCCAAAAGACCAGTATTCCCATGAAGCGCTTGTCCTTATTAATCAACCAAAAAATAGGAATGCATTTTTTCGATTTTGTCAATGCGTACAGAATAGAAGAATCTAAGAAGTTATTAAAGGAAAGTGATTTTACGATTCAACAAATCATGTACGAAGTAGGCTTTAATTCAAAATCTTCTTTCAATACTGCCTTTAAGAAACACAGCTCGCTAACGCCTTCGGCTTTCAGAAAGCAATCGGTCTAA
- a CDS encoding CsgE family curli-type amyloid fiber assembly protein, producing the protein MKTLLLFILNIITVLGIHGQDDSVRIQLLKEIISHNQDSSLEVEMKNQYENEINELIVNETMTKAGNDFHELFYSLWVWPEGLNDTFIMLIKEKPLRGNSTQVSIIINDILIFEMPLQPRYDYLVSIVEMAVNQANAYLYNYEEIKSSLEGDDVKGTGIF; encoded by the coding sequence ATGAAAACGCTACTACTTTTTATCCTAAATATAATCACAGTATTAGGCATTCATGGTCAAGACGATAGCGTCCGTATCCAACTATTAAAAGAAATAATTTCACATAATCAGGATAGTTCATTGGAGGTTGAAATGAAAAATCAGTATGAGAATGAAATCAATGAACTAATAGTGAATGAAACCATGACTAAAGCTGGAAATGACTTCCATGAGTTATTCTATAGTCTTTGGGTATGGCCAGAGGGCTTGAATGATACATTCATCATGTTGATAAAAGAAAAACCCCTCCGAGGTAATTCAACACAAGTCAGCATTATCATTAATGACATATTAATATTTGAAATGCCCCTTCAACCAAGGTATGATTACCTGGTTTCAATTGTAGAAATGGCAGTCAATCAAGCTAATGCATATTTATATAATTATGAGGAGATAAAAAGCTCACTTGAAGGGGATGATGTAAAAGGAACAGGAATATTTTAA
- a CDS encoding response regulator, translating to MNKIKYLIIDDDHIFSKWLKTNIDDIFPDFEHISSRVDTLGGLLDIHRNEPELLFLDQYIDGLSGFDVLDLMKQQPKTIMISSESIDKDKLDEYPNVIGFIDKPVDLDKLKALLQRNGLIS from the coding sequence ATGAACAAGATAAAATACTTAATTATAGATGATGACCATATATTTAGCAAATGGTTAAAAACTAATATTGATGATATATTTCCTGATTTTGAACATATAAGCTCCAGAGTTGATACTTTAGGAGGATTACTAGATATTCATAGAAATGAACCTGAGTTACTCTTTTTGGATCAATATATTGATGGTTTAAGTGGCTTTGATGTATTGGATTTGATGAAGCAGCAACCTAAAACCATAATGATTTCATCGGAAAGCATTGATAAAGACAAATTAGATGAATACCCAAATGTGATTGGTTTTATTGATAAGCCGGTAGATTTGGACAAGTTGAAAGCATTATTACAAAGAAACGGATTGATATCATAA
- a CDS encoding DUF2911 domain-containing protein, protein MKKKILLGFGGLVLLLIIWVVYGLFFATPVSPPATVSYNEGGLEITIDYSQPSKKGRLIFGEESEGALQPYGKYWRLGANAATEISFNKDVTFGGKAVDAGTYRLYAVPGPETFEITLNSETDVFFGAVEPNYDLDVVTIEVPVKQAASVVETFTIGFSSIDNGANINFSWDQTMFQVPVKLQ, encoded by the coding sequence ATGAAAAAGAAAATTTTACTTGGATTTGGAGGCTTAGTGCTCCTATTGATTATTTGGGTAGTTTACGGATTATTTTTTGCTACCCCGGTTAGTCCACCCGCAACAGTCAGTTATAATGAGGGCGGATTGGAAATCACCATTGATTATAGTCAACCCTCTAAAAAAGGAAGATTGATATTTGGTGAAGAAAGTGAAGGAGCTTTGCAGCCTTACGGCAAATATTGGAGACTAGGTGCCAATGCAGCAACAGAAATCAGTTTTAATAAAGATGTCACTTTCGGTGGAAAAGCAGTAGATGCCGGTACTTATCGCTTGTACGCAGTTCCAGGTCCTGAGACCTTTGAAATCACCCTAAATAGCGAAACGGATGTTTTCTTTGGAGCAGTGGAGCCTAATTATGATTTGGATGTGGTGACAATTGAAGTTCCGGTAAAACAAGCTGCTTCAGTAGTGGAGACTTTTACCATTGGCTTTAGCTCAATTGATAATGGTGCCAATATTAACTTTAGTTGGGATCAAACTATGTTTCAAGTTCCTGTAAAACTTCAATAA